Proteins found in one Kangiella sediminilitoris genomic segment:
- a CDS encoding dioxygenase family protein produces MSKYSTMPTLFLSHGSPMLAVQDNDTTQFFTSLGQLLPRPKAIVIFSAHYDESDSIHITSGSKFETIHDFNGFPKQLYEIQYPASGDFEIARAIAENLSGAGYHVTLDGHRGLDHGAWVPLKWIYPEADIPIVQVSINSRLDTQYHYQLGQELKGLRQEGILFIGSGGITHNLRAYFKAASEPNLGEKAEAFNGWVHETLTQGRHSELLDYQSKAPFAAFNHPYPEHFYPLLCMVGLTHPDEPISRLHHSMENHVLSLDAYQSGSPLV; encoded by the coding sequence ATGTCCAAATACAGCACCATGCCTACTTTGTTTCTATCTCATGGCTCCCCCATGCTGGCAGTGCAGGATAATGATACAACACAATTTTTCACTTCACTCGGCCAGTTATTGCCACGACCGAAGGCCATTGTTATCTTTTCTGCTCACTATGATGAATCCGACTCAATACATATTACCAGTGGCTCAAAATTTGAAACGATCCATGACTTTAATGGCTTCCCAAAACAGCTCTATGAAATTCAATATCCTGCCTCTGGAGACTTCGAGATCGCAAGGGCGATTGCCGAAAATTTGTCCGGTGCGGGTTACCATGTCACTCTGGACGGGCACAGAGGTTTGGATCATGGGGCCTGGGTTCCTCTAAAATGGATCTATCCTGAAGCTGATATACCCATTGTACAAGTGTCGATTAACAGTCGCCTTGATACACAGTACCACTACCAGTTGGGACAAGAGCTAAAAGGACTACGGCAGGAGGGGATACTTTTTATTGGCTCTGGGGGGATAACACATAATCTTCGCGCTTACTTCAAAGCCGCGTCGGAGCCAAATCTTGGCGAGAAGGCAGAAGCGTTTAATGGATGGGTTCATGAGACGCTCACACAAGGGCGACATAGTGAGTTATTAGATTATCAATCGAAAGCACCATTTGCAGCATTTAATCACCCCTACCCTGAGCATTTTTATCCGTTACTTTGCATGGTGGGACTGACTCATCCTGACGAACCGATTAGCCGCCTCCATCACTCAATGGAGAATCATGTTCTGAGCCTTGATGCCTATCAATCAGGCAGCCCCTTGGTTTAA
- a CDS encoding DUF2157 domain-containing protein encodes MATEHNKKSISRERHSWLQQESESWKNTGLIDPDTQRQILQQYQSASGTHVQQHSWSNILLVSLGALLIGGGVILLLAHNWESFGKMTRTILSFLPLVLAQSYCWYGIQYKPKSQAVLETAGVLLFFAVGASISLISQTYHIYGDLERFLLVWLLLGLPIVYTIRSATTLMLLSGLILWLCFMEREPYWLFYGALVPYLYKLYRSNSRNLLAWACWFAIIGLLSSVVYGSAYYASPLDHWSIYISLALGCALYALGYWTFGFENKKFWGNPPVSLGLMVIGFVSLMFTWYGRTLPVDLWQLERPMTANEYTILGLFVACFIGVILFISRYAKRLSVSHWVALTSFVFVILGIIDFYFDIGEHIFVVLSNLYILVGSVILMYLGIQQTRLMILNGGLIWFSFLVLFRFFDSDIPFMAKGIIFIGVGAAFIVANIWFKKKQQSKIEEGE; translated from the coding sequence ATGGCTACAGAGCATAATAAAAAGAGCATATCTAGGGAGCGTCATAGCTGGCTTCAACAAGAGTCCGAAAGCTGGAAAAATACAGGGTTAATTGACCCTGATACTCAACGACAAATTCTACAGCAATACCAGTCAGCTTCCGGAACCCACGTTCAGCAACATAGTTGGAGTAACATCCTGCTGGTATCCTTAGGAGCGTTACTAATCGGTGGTGGGGTTATTCTCCTGCTCGCTCATAACTGGGAATCCTTTGGCAAAATGACTCGAACGATTCTGTCGTTCTTACCACTGGTTCTTGCCCAGTCTTACTGTTGGTACGGAATACAATATAAGCCTAAGTCGCAGGCGGTTCTGGAAACTGCGGGTGTTCTGCTTTTCTTTGCTGTTGGCGCAAGCATCTCACTGATCAGTCAAACCTACCATATCTATGGTGATTTAGAGCGCTTCCTCTTGGTGTGGCTATTATTAGGTTTGCCTATCGTTTACACCATTCGCTCAGCGACAACCTTGATGCTGCTCTCAGGTCTCATCCTTTGGTTATGCTTTATGGAGCGTGAACCTTACTGGCTCTTTTATGGCGCTCTGGTCCCTTATTTATACAAGCTTTATCGCAGTAACAGCCGTAATCTTCTGGCCTGGGCCTGCTGGTTTGCCATTATTGGTCTTCTATCTTCGGTTGTATACGGTAGCGCTTATTATGCCTCGCCGCTGGATCATTGGAGTATCTATATTTCTTTGGCGCTGGGCTGCGCTTTATACGCACTGGGGTACTGGACGTTCGGCTTTGAGAACAAAAAGTTTTGGGGCAATCCACCGGTAAGTCTTGGTTTAATGGTTATTGGTTTTGTCAGTTTGATGTTTACCTGGTACGGCCGAACCTTGCCTGTCGATCTGTGGCAGCTGGAGAGACCGATGACGGCTAATGAGTACACCATACTGGGTTTATTTGTAGCATGCTTTATCGGCGTCATACTTTTTATCAGCCGTTACGCCAAGCGTTTGTCAGTATCACATTGGGTGGCTCTAACCAGCTTTGTTTTCGTTATCCTTGGCATTATCGATTTTTACTTTGATATTGGTGAGCACATCTTTGTTGTACTCTCCAATCTTTATATCCTAGTGGGCTCAGTTATATTAATGTATCTCGGGATACAGCAAACTCGACTGATGATTCTTAACGGTGGCCTGATATGGTTTAGCTTTTTAGTATTATTCCGATTCTTTGATAGTGACATACCTTTTATGGCAAAGGGTATTATTTTCATCGGAGTGGGTGCAGCATTTATTGTGGCCAATATCTGGTTTAAGAAAAAACAACAAAGCAAAATCGAGGAGGGTGAATAA
- a CDS encoding spermidine synthase has translation MNKLLHLFLASTCVFITALIAAPAEAKILEEERSLYQNVYMVQEHGYICMRFRKKSHNDLSQSCIFEDGSKQLVFDYYKLAMGATFFLDEPKDILVIGLGGGVLVNHYKEIYPEANITSVEIDEVVADMARKYFSYTDEGEQYKTHIRDGRVFVKRAQRKDQRYDFILLDAFNSDYIPEHMMTKEYLEEVKSILKPGGIIMANTFSSSALFHHESETYHEVFGELYQIRFEDEKTNRVIVVSNEKLPEKRSLLKKVNQLKGIMMQYGVDSLRVFDAINTEVNWDTSAKILTDQYSPANLLK, from the coding sequence ATGAATAAGTTATTACACCTATTCCTGGCAAGTACATGTGTTTTTATTACTGCTTTAATTGCCGCTCCTGCTGAAGCTAAAATTCTGGAAGAAGAGCGCTCCCTGTATCAAAACGTCTACATGGTTCAGGAACACGGCTATATTTGTATGCGCTTCAGAAAGAAGAGTCATAACGATCTAAGCCAGTCCTGCATTTTTGAGGATGGCTCGAAACAGCTGGTTTTCGATTACTACAAGCTGGCAATGGGCGCGACATTTTTCTTAGACGAGCCTAAAGATATTCTAGTTATTGGTCTTGGAGGTGGTGTTCTGGTCAATCACTACAAGGAAATTTACCCGGAAGCTAACATTACATCGGTAGAAATTGATGAGGTTGTGGCTGACATGGCCAGAAAGTACTTCAGTTATACTGATGAGGGTGAGCAATACAAAACGCATATTCGCGATGGTCGAGTTTTTGTAAAACGCGCTCAACGCAAGGATCAGCGTTACGACTTTATTTTATTGGATGCATTTAACAGTGACTACATTCCAGAGCATATGATGACCAAAGAGTATCTGGAAGAAGTGAAAAGTATCCTCAAGCCAGGTGGCATCATCATGGCAAATACTTTTAGTTCCAGTGCCCTTTTTCACCATGAATCTGAAACCTACCATGAAGTGTTTGGCGAACTTTACCAGATTCGCTTTGAAGACGAAAAAACAAACCGAGTCATTGTAGTCAGCAATGAAAAACTTCCAGAAAAGCGTTCTCTGCTGAAAAAAGTTAATCAGCTAAAAGGGATAATGATGCAGTATGGCGTGGACAGCCTAAGAGTATTTGACGCAATTAATACGGAAGTGAACTGGGACACCAGTGCGAAAATATTGACGGATCAATACTCTCCTGCAAACCTTCTTAAGTAA
- a CDS encoding helix-turn-helix domain-containing protein, whose amino-acid sequence MVIKKLREQKQWSQEQLSILSGISIRTIQRIESGNRASLESLKALASVFETNIETLQKEIIVIDKTTEDWKSKPWWYRINMLGIKDRKSLIHLERFCLFLGLSFWVAGFFSKGFLIGASPLFLSAYVAALTVRKGDKDKIW is encoded by the coding sequence ATGGTTATAAAAAAATTACGTGAACAAAAACAATGGTCACAGGAACAACTCTCTATTCTTAGTGGCATCAGTATTCGCACCATTCAACGAATAGAAAGTGGTAACCGGGCCAGTTTAGAGTCACTCAAAGCTCTGGCATCTGTTTTCGAAACAAATATCGAAACTTTGCAAAAGGAGATTATCGTGATTGATAAAACAACTGAAGACTGGAAAAGTAAACCCTGGTGGTATCGCATAAACATGCTGGGAATCAAAGACAGAAAAAGCTTAATTCACCTCGAAAGATTTTGCCTTTTCCTAGGATTATCATTTTGGGTTGCTGGCTTTTTCAGTAAAGGCTTCCTGATAGGTGCCAGTCCACTTTTCTTATCCGCTTATGTTGCTGCCTTGACGGTGCGAAAAGGTGATAAAGATAAAATATGGTAA
- a CDS encoding trans-sulfuration enzyme family protein yields the protein MSDKKLKFASRVIHAGQKPEPITGAVMPPIFTTSTYAQPAPGEHTGYEYSRSQNPTRMAYERCIADLEGGKQGYAFASGMAATSTILELLDAGSHIIAMDDLYGGTFRLFDKVRKRTANLDFSFVDLSNLDNLEKSLKPNTKMIWVESPTNPMLKMVDMKAIADFAKKHNLIAIADNTFATPFNQQPLSFGFDIVMHSATKYLNGHSDIVGGVAVVGDNDELREQMAFLHNSAGAIQGPFDSYLALRGLKTLALRMRQHNENGQKVAEFLSNHPQIDKVYYPGLESHPQHELAKSQMKGFSGMVSVLVKGETPEQAAKNSHEFMKKLKIFTLAESLGGIESLSNHPAIMTHASVPYEVRQEIGILDNLVRLSVGVEDIDDILEDLDQALKF from the coding sequence ATGTCAGACAAGAAATTAAAGTTTGCTAGCCGTGTTATCCATGCTGGCCAGAAACCAGAGCCAATCACTGGCGCCGTAATGCCCCCTATATTTACTACTTCAACTTATGCGCAGCCTGCTCCGGGTGAGCATACAGGGTATGAGTATTCACGTAGTCAGAATCCAACGCGTATGGCTTACGAGCGTTGTATCGCTGACTTAGAAGGTGGTAAACAAGGTTATGCATTTGCTTCCGGTATGGCTGCAACCAGTACTATTCTTGAACTACTGGATGCTGGCTCGCATATCATTGCCATGGATGATCTGTACGGTGGTACTTTCCGCTTGTTTGATAAAGTTCGTAAACGTACAGCCAATCTTGATTTCAGCTTTGTCGATTTATCAAACCTGGATAATCTGGAAAAGTCGTTAAAGCCAAACACTAAAATGATCTGGGTGGAAAGTCCAACCAATCCAATGTTGAAAATGGTCGACATGAAGGCGATTGCTGATTTTGCTAAGAAGCATAACCTGATTGCGATTGCAGATAATACATTTGCGACACCATTCAACCAGCAGCCTCTGAGTTTTGGTTTTGATATCGTAATGCACTCGGCAACGAAGTACCTGAATGGCCACTCTGACATAGTCGGTGGTGTTGCAGTCGTTGGTGATAACGACGAACTGCGTGAACAGATGGCGTTCCTGCATAATTCAGCGGGAGCGATACAGGGACCGTTTGATAGTTATTTAGCCCTTCGTGGTTTGAAGACTCTTGCTTTGCGTATGCGTCAGCATAATGAGAATGGACAGAAAGTAGCTGAGTTCCTGAGTAACCATCCCCAAATTGATAAGGTGTACTATCCGGGGCTTGAGTCACACCCACAGCATGAATTGGCGAAAAGCCAGATGAAAGGGTTCAGTGGCATGGTGTCTGTACTGGTTAAAGGTGAGACACCTGAGCAGGCGGCTAAAAACTCGCATGAGTTTATGAAAAAGCTAAAAATCTTTACCTTGGCGGAAAGCCTGGGTGGCATTGAAAGTCTATCAAACCATCCTGCCATTATGACTCACGCATCTGTACCATATGAAGTGCGTCAGGAAATCGGTATTTTGGATAACCTGGTTCGCCTATCTGTGGGTGTCGAGGATATTGATGATATTCTCGAAGATCTCGATCAGGCTTTGAAATTTTAA
- a CDS encoding GDYXXLXY domain-containing protein, which produces MKPLKLVILVMFAIQLGVPAYMIYNQHVILSEGTVYKFKTRPIDPRDPFRGQYVTLRYEANQQPIAYPEPLREGETVYAVVSNNKDGFAEINQLLLQPPKSGDYIKTTIRWGTKERGYHISLPFNRYYASEKTAPSIEKAVWSGRRQEVSNVYAEVNVLDGEATLKELYVNELPIREYLERSPSEQN; this is translated from the coding sequence ATGAAACCGTTAAAACTTGTTATCCTCGTTATGTTTGCTATCCAGCTGGGAGTGCCTGCATATATGATTTATAACCAGCATGTCATACTTTCTGAGGGAACGGTTTATAAATTTAAAACACGACCCATCGATCCCAGGGACCCCTTCCGCGGACAATACGTTACTTTGAGATATGAAGCCAACCAGCAGCCAATTGCTTATCCTGAGCCGCTGCGAGAGGGTGAAACAGTATATGCGGTAGTCTCTAATAATAAAGATGGATTTGCCGAAATTAATCAATTGTTATTGCAGCCACCAAAAAGTGGTGACTATATTAAAACGACCATCCGCTGGGGAACTAAAGAGCGTGGTTACCATATCTCACTGCCTTTTAATCGTTACTATGCCTCTGAGAAAACAGCTCCAAGTATAGAAAAAGCGGTCTGGAGTGGACGAAGGCAGGAAGTTAGTAACGTCTATGCCGAAGTTAATGTCCTTGATGGTGAAGCGACTCTAAAAGAACTTTATGTTAATGAGTTACCCATTCGAGAGTATTTGGAACGCTCGCCCTCTGAGCAGAATTAA
- a CDS encoding LysR family transcriptional regulator: protein MNKLDCMKAFISVVEQGSFTAAADKLDLSPQLISKYVSALERELSLQLLQRTTRRVSVTEVGRAYCDRARQILLELEELEQSVQDESSKPRGVLRISAPMSFSTLHLGEALASFQKQFPDVLIDIQLSDRKVDIIEEGFDLALRIGRLSSSSFIARKIAPIRLVTCASPDYLKKYGTPETPSDLSRHHYLHYSYRDSSEPLVSGSTRAFPYLKGNHYISANNGEVLANAAIAGAGIIVQPTFIVGPAIAAGKLSVILSDNEPEPLGLYALYAHRRYLSHKVRSFIDFLGNYFGDPPYWDAL, encoded by the coding sequence ATGAATAAGCTTGACTGCATGAAAGCGTTTATTTCGGTGGTAGAGCAGGGTTCTTTTACTGCTGCCGCGGACAAGCTGGACTTGTCCCCACAGCTCATTAGTAAATACGTCTCTGCTTTAGAGAGGGAGCTGAGCCTGCAGTTATTGCAAAGAACCACAAGGCGAGTATCTGTTACTGAGGTGGGAAGAGCCTACTGTGACAGAGCGCGACAAATATTACTTGAGCTCGAAGAGCTAGAGCAATCGGTTCAGGACGAGAGTAGTAAACCGAGAGGAGTTTTGCGTATTAGCGCACCAATGTCTTTTTCTACGCTCCATTTGGGAGAGGCGCTGGCATCTTTTCAAAAACAGTTTCCAGATGTCCTAATTGACATCCAGTTAAGTGACAGAAAAGTTGATATCATTGAGGAAGGATTCGATCTGGCTCTTAGAATCGGGAGGCTTTCTAGCTCATCCTTTATCGCCAGGAAGATTGCTCCCATCAGGTTAGTAACCTGTGCTTCTCCCGATTATTTAAAAAAATATGGTACACCTGAAACTCCGTCAGACTTATCCAGGCATCATTATCTGCACTACAGCTATCGGGATTCATCGGAACCTTTAGTTAGTGGCTCAACCAGAGCCTTTCCTTACTTAAAAGGAAATCATTATATATCCGCGAACAACGGTGAAGTACTGGCCAACGCCGCCATTGCTGGAGCTGGAATTATAGTACAACCCACCTTTATTGTTGGTCCGGCCATAGCTGCGGGGAAGTTATCGGTAATCTTATCTGACAATGAACCTGAGCCCTTAGGTCTATATGCGTTATATGCTCATCGCCGCTATTTATCCCACAAGGTTAGAAGCTTTATCGACTTTCTTGGTAATTATTTTGGTGATCCCCCTTACTGGGATGCTCTGTAA
- the sodB gene encoding superoxide dismutase [Fe] produces the protein MAIELPALPYERDALAPHISEETINYHYGKHHNAYVTNLNKMIEGTDFEGKDLEDIIRTSEGGVFNNAAQVWNHTFYWNSLSPNGGGEPSGPLADAINSAFGSFADFKEKFTASAAGNFGSGWTWLVKNSAGSLEIVNTSNADTPITNAGVTPLLTVDVWEHAYYVDYRNARPEYLKNFWELVNWDFAAKNFG, from the coding sequence ATGGCAATTGAACTACCTGCATTACCTTATGAGCGTGATGCGTTAGCACCTCATATCTCGGAAGAAACGATCAACTATCACTATGGCAAACACCACAATGCCTACGTGACTAACTTAAACAAAATGATCGAAGGTACGGACTTCGAAGGTAAAGACCTTGAAGATATTATTCGTACATCGGAAGGTGGTGTGTTCAACAATGCTGCACAAGTTTGGAACCACACTTTCTATTGGAACAGCTTGAGCCCTAACGGCGGTGGCGAGCCTTCAGGTCCACTTGCTGATGCGATTAATTCTGCATTCGGCTCTTTTGCGGACTTTAAAGAGAAATTCACTGCAAGCGCAGCTGGCAACTTCGGTTCAGGCTGGACTTGGTTGGTGAAAAACTCAGCTGGTTCACTTGAGATCGTAAATACTAGCAACGCGGATACGCCGATTACTAACGCAGGTGTTACTCCGTTGTTGACAGTCGACGTTTGGGAACACGCTTACTACGTTGACTATCGTAACGCTCGCCCAGAATATTTGAAAAACTTCTGGGAACTAGTGAACTGGGACTTTGCTGCGAAAAACTTCGGTTAA
- a CDS encoding potassium channel family protein, whose amino-acid sequence MWFILFASLLIISLCVMIHYEMLYRLSRLNILLNIPGRYRVTASVLVALVAHTVETWLFGIGYYLITEHSSVNHLVNESGEIITGFFNCLYFSFATYTSLGYGDIVPLGPIQFMAGTEALVGLVFIAWSASFLYIEMQKHWKNIK is encoded by the coding sequence ATGTGGTTTATATTATTTGCTTCTCTGCTAATCATCTCACTTTGCGTGATGATCCATTATGAAATGCTCTACAGGCTGTCAAGGTTAAACATTTTACTGAACATTCCCGGCCGTTATCGGGTGACTGCCAGCGTTCTGGTGGCACTTGTGGCGCATACCGTTGAGACCTGGTTATTTGGTATAGGCTACTACCTGATCACTGAACACAGTAGCGTCAATCATCTAGTGAATGAGTCAGGAGAAATCATTACAGGTTTTTTTAATTGTCTGTACTTCTCTTTCGCTACATACACCAGTTTAGGCTATGGTGATATTGTTCCCCTGGGTCCAATTCAATTTATGGCTGGTACAGAAGCTTTGGTTGGACTGGTTTTTATCGCCTGGAGCGCATCTTTCCTCTATATAGAAATGCAAAAGCACTGGAAAAACATTAAATAA
- a CDS encoding fused MFS/spermidine synthase has protein sequence MNTLVLLCAFIMGFSIMTVELLGGKILSPYFGGSVYVWGSIITVFMLALSIGYLVGGRLSLREPNTRKYGTIFIIASLTTLPLVIWHAELSDWVFMHIEDPRYGSLVSSVILFLIPTTIMGMVAPYSVRLLVANTESSGQTAGFLYFVSTLGSALGTIMTSFYLVLWFELDNILYGVAAVLFVVGIVAILFPKPLPKAEKAELYNE, from the coding sequence ATGAATACTCTTGTTTTGCTCTGCGCCTTTATCATGGGTTTTTCCATTATGACCGTGGAGCTCCTTGGTGGAAAAATACTTTCACCTTACTTTGGCGGTAGTGTCTATGTATGGGGCAGTATCATTACCGTATTCATGCTTGCACTTTCTATTGGTTACCTGGTTGGCGGAAGACTCTCCCTAAGAGAGCCCAATACCAGAAAGTACGGCACAATTTTCATCATAGCTTCACTGACAACATTGCCATTGGTTATATGGCATGCCGAACTGTCAGACTGGGTGTTTATGCACATAGAGGATCCCAGGTATGGCTCTCTGGTCAGTTCTGTCATTCTATTCCTGATTCCAACCACCATTATGGGCATGGTAGCGCCCTACTCTGTCAGACTGCTGGTAGCTAATACCGAAAGCAGCGGACAGACGGCAGGCTTCCTATACTTCGTGTCGACGTTGGGCAGTGCCCTGGGTACCATCATGACTTCTTTTTATCTGGTACTGTGGTTTGAGCTTGATAATATTCTGTATGGGGTTGCAGCAGTATTATTTGTAGTAGGGATTGTTGCTATATTATTCCCCAAACCTTTACCTAAAGCAGAGAAAGCGGAGCTATATAATGAATAA
- a CDS encoding DoxX family protein, whose translation MNNIMNKLMPASDSWAPLFIRLPLGIIFMAHGAQKLFGWFGGYGLEGTGQWMASIGFEPGYIMALLAGSAEFFGGLALFIGLLTRPAAILTAFTMLVAMTVHIGNGLFVSNNGYEFALILLAASVSLAVSGAGRLSIDKVLGRKLNN comes from the coding sequence ATGAACAATATTATGAACAAGCTGATGCCAGCTTCAGACAGTTGGGCGCCTTTATTTATTCGTTTACCGCTTGGAATTATTTTTATGGCACACGGTGCTCAAAAATTATTTGGCTGGTTTGGTGGTTATGGACTTGAAGGTACTGGACAGTGGATGGCCAGCATAGGTTTTGAACCTGGATATATCATGGCCTTATTAGCCGGAAGCGCTGAATTTTTTGGTGGATTGGCACTGTTTATAGGCCTGTTAACTCGTCCGGCTGCAATATTAACTGCATTTACTATGCTAGTGGCAATGACCGTACATATTGGTAATGGTTTATTTGTTAGCAACAATGGTTATGAGTTTGCCTTAATCTTACTGGCTGCATCAGTTTCACTGGCTGTATCAGGGGCTGGTCGACTATCAATAGACAAGGTGTTAGGCCGCAAACTGAATAATTAG
- a CDS encoding PLP-dependent cysteine synthase family protein: MKVYDNVLEMVGNTPMLKFHKMNTGKCQLFGKLESQNPGASIKDRIAISMIETAEKEGHIKPGDTLIEATAGNTGLGLAMVASQKGYKLKIVMPDKMSMEKEYNLRAFGAEVMRTRSDVGKGHPEYYQDVAKRLSEENGWYFINQFSNPANIAAHYMTTGPEIWEQLDGKVDAVVLGVGSGGTVTGIGRFLKEKNPDIDIVLADPDGSILTHYHETGEMSEAGSWVIEGIGEDFIPDICDMSLFTKAYTVTDKESLNTARELMLKESVMGGSSTGTLVAAALKYCQDQTEPKNVVTFVCDTGNRYLSKMYNDEWMKEQGFLDD, encoded by the coding sequence ATGAAGGTTTATGACAATGTTCTTGAGATGGTCGGCAACACGCCGATGCTCAAATTCCACAAGATGAATACAGGCAAATGCCAATTATTTGGCAAGCTGGAATCACAGAATCCAGGAGCCTCAATTAAAGACCGTATTGCCATCAGCATGATCGAAACGGCTGAGAAAGAAGGGCATATCAAGCCTGGTGATACTTTGATCGAAGCGACAGCTGGTAATACCGGACTCGGTCTGGCCATGGTAGCTTCGCAGAAAGGTTACAAATTGAAAATTGTCATGCCAGACAAAATGAGCATGGAAAAAGAATATAACCTTCGCGCTTTCGGTGCAGAAGTGATGCGTACCCGTTCAGACGTGGGTAAAGGCCATCCTGAATATTATCAGGATGTCGCTAAGCGTCTATCCGAAGAAAATGGCTGGTACTTCATTAATCAGTTCTCCAATCCAGCGAATATTGCGGCTCACTACATGACCACTGGCCCAGAAATCTGGGAACAGCTGGATGGCAAGGTTGATGCTGTTGTTTTAGGCGTTGGTTCAGGCGGAACGGTTACAGGTATAGGGCGCTTCCTGAAAGAGAAGAATCCGGATATCGATATTGTCCTGGCGGATCCGGACGGTTCAATCCTTACGCATTATCATGAGACCGGTGAAATGTCTGAAGCTGGCAGCTGGGTAATTGAAGGTATCGGTGAAGACTTTATTCCTGATATTTGTGATATGAGCCTATTCACCAAGGCTTATACAGTGACTGATAAAGAATCATTGAATACTGCCCGCGAGTTGATGTTGAAAGAATCTGTGATGGGCGGCTCTTCAACCGGTACGCTAGTAGCCGCTGCGCTGAAATATTGTCAGGATCAAACGGAACCAAAGAATGTTGTTACGTTTGTTTGCGATACGGGTAACCGCTACTTGTCGAAAATGTATAACGATGAGTGGATGAAAGAGCAGGGCTTTCTAGATGACTGA
- a CDS encoding porin: MKFKLALVSAALMACGTTFAAEPTNQELLDLIESQQKEIENLKKSVEETDNKAEASIEAAEKSMSNANSSKLSFGGYGELHYNNIEDSESIDFHRFVTFMGYEFNDDVRFFSELELEHSLAGDGAPGEVELEQAYVEIDVTDATSVKSGLFLVPVGILNETHEPPTFYGVERNPVEKNIIPTTWWEGGAGVTSELAPGITADFAIHSGLNVWDEDTGTADFSIRSGRQKVAKANADSFAYTARIKYTAIPGLELAASVQHQTDLTQGALNADANLYTAHAIYNVDGFGIRALYAGWDIDSEEAELTGQDKQDGFFVEPSYRFNDEFGVFARYSEWDNVAGNSVDTTMEQTNVGFNYWPHQDVVFKFDLERRDGAQDGDGFNLGVGYQF; this comes from the coding sequence ATGAAATTCAAATTAGCACTTGTGTCTGCGGCACTAATGGCTTGTGGTACTACTTTTGCCGCTGAACCAACAAACCAAGAATTATTGGATTTGATTGAGTCTCAGCAAAAAGAAATAGAAAACTTAAAGAAGTCAGTAGAAGAAACTGACAATAAAGCTGAAGCTTCTATCGAAGCCGCAGAAAAGTCGATGAGCAATGCTAATAGTTCAAAGTTATCTTTCGGTGGTTACGGTGAACTACACTACAATAATATTGAAGACAGTGAGTCGATTGACTTCCACCGTTTCGTGACTTTTATGGGTTATGAGTTCAATGATGATGTCCGTTTCTTCTCTGAATTAGAACTTGAGCATTCATTGGCTGGTGATGGCGCTCCAGGTGAAGTTGAGCTTGAGCAGGCATACGTTGAAATTGACGTAACTGATGCAACGTCGGTTAAATCTGGTTTGTTCCTTGTGCCAGTAGGTATTCTCAACGAAACTCACGAACCACCAACATTCTATGGTGTAGAAAGAAACCCAGTAGAAAAGAACATCATCCCAACAACTTGGTGGGAAGGTGGTGCTGGCGTAACATCTGAACTGGCTCCGGGCATCACGGCTGATTTTGCCATTCATTCGGGCTTGAATGTTTGGGATGAAGACACTGGTACAGCTGACTTTAGTATCCGTAGCGGTCGCCAAAAAGTGGCTAAAGCAAACGCAGACAGCTTTGCGTACACTGCGCGCATCAAGTACACTGCAATTCCTGGTCTAGAGCTTGCAGCATCGGTTCAACACCAGACTGATTTGACGCAAGGCGCTCTAAACGCAGATGCAAACTTATACACTGCGCATGCGATTTATAACGTTGATGGTTTCGGTATCCGCGCACTTTACGCAGGTTGGGATATCGATAGCGAAGAAGCAGAATTGACTGGCCAAGATAAGCAAGACGGCTTCTTTGTAGAGCCAAGCTACCGTTTCAACGATGAGTTCGGCGTTTTCGCTCGTTACAGCGAGTGGGATAACGTAGCAGGAAACTCAGTTGATACAACAATGGAACAGACAAACGTTGGTTTCAACTACTGGCCACACCAGGACGTTGTATTCAAATTTGATCTTGAACGCCGTGATGGTGCTCAGGACGGAGATGGATTTAACCTAGGCGTTGGTTACCAGTTTTAA